Proteins encoded in a region of the Canis lupus dingo isolate Sandy chromosome 17, ASM325472v2, whole genome shotgun sequence genome:
- the SH3YL1 gene encoding SH3 domain-containing YSC84-like protein 1 isoform X4: MNNPIPSNLKSEAKKAAKILREFTEITSRNGPDKIIPAHVIARAKGLALLSVVRAGFLVTARGGSGVVLARRPHGEWSAPSAIGIAGFGGGFEIGIEVSDLVIILNYDRAVEAFAKGGNLTLGGNFTVAVGPLGRNLEGNVALRSPAAVFTYCKSRGLFAGISLEGSCLIERKETNRKFYCQDIRAYDILFGEVPRPAQAEDLYEILDSFTEKYENEGQRINARRAAREQRKAAAKELPPKPLSRPQPSPAQVPPNSGSQGDRNKYKLYPELSSYQERVGALIPVPPPAPQ; this comes from the exons a tgAACAATCCTATACCTTCCAATTTGAAATCAGAAGCAAAAAAGGCTGCTAAAATCCTGAGAGAATTCACGGAAATAACTTCCAGAAATGGACCTGATAAGATCATTCCTG CCCACGTGATCGCTAGAGCCAAAGGTCTTGCGCTTCTGTCCGTGGTCCGGGCCGGCTTCCTTGTGACGGCCAGAGGGGGCAGCGGCGTGGTGCTGGCGCGCAGGCCCCACGGAG aatGGTCTGCGCCCTCCGCCATTGGGATAGCTGGGTTTGGTGGAGGATTTGAGATAGGAATTGAG GTATCAGATTTGGTAATAATTCTGAATTACGACAGAGCAGTTGAAGCTTTCGCAAAAGGCGGTAACCTGACGCTTGGAGGGAACTTTACTGTGGCAGTTGGGCCCCTGGGAAG GAATTTAGAAGGAAATGTGGCCCTAAGGAGTCCTGCTGCCGTCTTCACATACTGCAAGTCCAGGGGACTGTTTGCTGGCATATCTTTAGAAGGCAGCTGCTTGattgaaaggaaagaaactaatCGAAA ATTTTATTGTCAAGATATCCGGGCTTACGACATTTTATTCGGAGAAGTACCGCGGCCCGCTCAAGCCGAAGATCTTTATGAAATTCTCGATTCCTTTACCGAGAAGTATGAAAACGAGGGACAACGAATCAACGCAAGGAGAGCggccagggagcagaggaaggcGGCT GCTAAAGAGTTACCCCCGAAACCACTGTCGAGACCACAGCCGTCACCTGCGCAAGTCCCGCCGAACTCTGGCTCCCAAG gTGACAGAAACAAATACAAGCTCTACCCTGAACTTTCCAGCTAT